One part of the Thermococcus litoralis DSM 5473 genome encodes these proteins:
- a CDS encoding DUF2139 domain-containing protein: MRILKHLNRFPPRYGPEWGSGGIFGLRYHNGVLYFTVAFEAQAHFIREDSKKVYEFDLVGEGPTSGGDTYNAVETVDEFIYFGGWVHAPAVYEGKNEKSTISFVNKYSHVHEYDTENDEVRLLWKDSIHHKTDWAGEVSDIIYDPYEDKLLIAREDGHAHLGIYELDRKTRQAKLLNENPSLKGTLVHDTVFFGVGKNFDWGVRELHAFDLITRKWEDFPVAVSSVDGNPPVRPVLGDMESAYNRVFAFVRGGMFVGNPLNGEEMTFFRLLDFPSFYAPMRTNALPMGGGILIAYNAHHDAIYRPVDEESRVMAKFTNTINAPSLLLYVAPPMVKVVGVFGARITSIEKAFGKILLGTNTTPNTGALEATPFDTGNRDIVVLDEDVIHRKPPALSISLNTAALAKVGELFGARAFGGIPLDGYEEAELIITSSKDNRLAIYEYDLSLPPERAYEEFIGIKSGRNIIDLSSFSGIVSFKLEEPDVAGKIKIKLL, encoded by the coding sequence GTGAGAATCCTAAAACATCTAAACAGGTTTCCACCTCGTTATGGTCCCGAATGGGGAAGTGGTGGAATATTTGGTTTGAGGTATCACAACGGCGTTTTGTACTTCACGGTGGCATTTGAGGCTCAGGCGCATTTTATACGGGAAGACTCAAAGAAGGTATACGAGTTTGACCTCGTTGGTGAAGGACCAACTTCGGGAGGAGACACCTACAATGCGGTTGAGACTGTTGATGAGTTTATTTACTTTGGGGGCTGGGTTCATGCCCCGGCAGTCTATGAAGGAAAGAACGAGAAATCGACAATAAGTTTTGTCAACAAATACTCTCACGTTCACGAATACGATACGGAAAACGACGAAGTAAGGCTTCTGTGGAAAGACTCTATCCACCACAAAACAGATTGGGCGGGAGAAGTGAGCGATATAATCTACGACCCCTATGAGGACAAGCTCCTTATAGCAAGGGAAGACGGGCATGCACACCTCGGCATATACGAACTTGACAGGAAAACTAGGCAAGCAAAGCTTCTCAATGAAAATCCAAGCCTTAAGGGGACTCTTGTACATGACACCGTCTTCTTCGGAGTTGGAAAGAACTTTGATTGGGGAGTGAGAGAGCTGCATGCATTTGATCTGATTACAAGAAAATGGGAAGATTTTCCAGTAGCTGTTAGCTCTGTAGACGGAAATCCTCCCGTGAGGCCAGTTCTGGGTGACATGGAAAGCGCATACAACAGGGTTTTTGCCTTTGTGAGGGGAGGAATGTTTGTGGGCAATCCCCTTAACGGTGAGGAGATGACATTCTTTAGGTTGCTGGACTTTCCAAGCTTCTATGCCCCTATGAGAACAAACGCTCTCCCAATGGGGGGAGGGATACTGATAGCTTACAATGCCCATCATGATGCGATCTACAGACCAGTTGATGAGGAGAGTAGGGTTATGGCAAAATTTACAAACACCATAAATGCTCCCTCTTTGCTCCTTTATGTGGCTCCTCCAATGGTTAAGGTGGTGGGCGTTTTTGGTGCAAGGATAACCAGCATAGAGAAAGCCTTTGGAAAAATACTCTTAGGGACAAACACCACCCCTAATACGGGAGCCTTAGAGGCTACGCCGTTTGATACCGGTAATAGAGATATTGTTGTTCTTGACGAAGATGTAATTCATAGAAAGCCTCCAGCTCTCAGTATCTCCCTCAACACTGCCGCTCTGGCAAAAGTAGGTGAGCTCTTTGGGGCAAGAGCCTTTGGGGGGATACCTCTCGACGGATATGAAGAGGCCGAGCTAATAATAACCTCAAGCAAGGATAACAGGCTAGCGATATACGAGTACGATCTTTCCCTCCCACCCGAGAGGGCTTATGAAGAGTTTATTGGAATAAAAAGCGGCAGGAACATTATTGATCTGTCCTCATTTAGCGGTATAGTCTCGTTTAAACTGGAAGAACCAGATGTTGCAGGAAAAATAAAAATAAAGCTCCTCTAA
- the ppcA gene encoding phosphoenolpyruvate carboxylase: MIPRTMSTQHPDNVFIPFFAHDAALGGEDEVVEAFYAFSVLGVDEQMWDFEGKEVDEFVVKKLLEKYGSFFRKRKLGKDFRITPRVPNPSVERAEAKLLLETLESIPRSADYAKLFYGEEIAPIFEVILPMTTSSEEIERVYELYRRYIIGKQYKRVYDVKIYEWIGEFYPEEINIIPLFETKEAILNSHEILEEYLTGKNFEYQRVFLARSDPAMNYGLISAVMYDKYALFKLQELEEELSIPIYPIIGVGGVPFRGHFTPKNVDAAMEEYPSVQTFTVQSSFKYDNEPKEVIKAIEKVNDTKRKETPAIDERIFEILDKYEEEYTKELKILAPYIREVAKAVPSRRKRKLHIGLFGYSREVNGEALPRAIKFTASLYSLGIPPEILGLRALSEKELETISEHYRGLYNDISFALRFFNPKAASHFKFLEDIAKMQKEMGIEKDERHLSITTQILNGKIEESLVVEAAGIRGFLG, from the coding sequence ATGATACCAAGAACTATGAGTACTCAACATCCCGACAATGTATTTATACCTTTTTTTGCTCATGACGCTGCCCTTGGAGGAGAGGATGAAGTGGTTGAAGCGTTCTATGCTTTCAGCGTTCTTGGAGTAGACGAGCAGATGTGGGATTTCGAAGGAAAGGAGGTTGACGAATTCGTTGTAAAGAAATTACTGGAAAAATATGGAAGCTTTTTCAGAAAAAGAAAGCTTGGCAAGGACTTTAGGATCACACCCCGTGTGCCAAATCCAAGTGTGGAGAGAGCAGAGGCAAAGCTTTTGCTTGAAACGCTTGAAAGTATTCCCAGATCCGCCGACTATGCAAAGTTATTTTACGGAGAGGAAATCGCTCCAATTTTTGAAGTTATATTACCCATGACAACTTCTTCTGAAGAAATCGAAAGGGTGTACGAGCTTTACAGAAGGTATATCATAGGAAAGCAGTACAAAAGGGTGTACGACGTTAAAATCTACGAGTGGATTGGAGAATTTTATCCAGAAGAGATAAACATAATTCCCTTATTCGAGACAAAAGAGGCCATTCTGAACTCCCACGAAATCCTGGAGGAATATCTGACCGGAAAAAACTTTGAGTACCAGAGGGTATTTTTGGCCAGAAGCGACCCTGCAATGAACTATGGTCTCATAAGTGCGGTAATGTATGACAAATATGCTTTATTCAAACTCCAAGAACTTGAAGAAGAACTAAGCATCCCCATATATCCAATAATTGGTGTCGGTGGAGTCCCTTTTAGGGGACATTTCACACCCAAGAATGTTGATGCAGCAATGGAAGAATACCCCAGCGTCCAGACCTTTACTGTCCAAAGTTCATTTAAATATGATAATGAGCCTAAAGAAGTTATCAAAGCTATTGAAAAGGTAAACGATACAAAAAGAAAAGAAACGCCAGCAATTGATGAGAGGATATTTGAGATACTCGACAAATATGAAGAAGAATACACCAAGGAACTTAAGATTCTCGCCCCATATATACGAGAGGTTGCAAAGGCTGTTCCCTCAAGAAGGAAAAGGAAGCTTCACATAGGGCTCTTTGGGTATTCAAGAGAGGTCAATGGAGAAGCCCTTCCGAGGGCTATAAAGTTCACGGCATCTCTGTACTCTCTCGGAATACCTCCAGAAATCCTAGGATTAAGAGCGCTAAGTGAAAAGGAGCTGGAGACAATAAGTGAACACTACAGGGGGCTTTATAATGATATATCTTTTGCGTTAAGATTTTTTAATCCAAAAGCGGCTTCCCATTTCAAATTTTTGGAGGATATAGCTAAAATGCAAAAAGAAATGGGCATAGAAAAGGATGAAAGGCATCTAAGCATAACCACTCAGATACTGAATGGAAAAATTGAAGAGAGCCTTGTGGTAGAGGCGGCTGGTATCAGAGGATTTCTCGGCTAA
- the tes-int gene encoding tetraether lipid synthase Tes, intein-containing, which produces MEEITEGVPSGEREFGELTKGVRDLIEYPEISEEEFHELLTKASKDYGGPLPHRTWSLCPETRKVVPAVVWEKDGKVWITKKCPEGMITDVYYEDAEMYKRFEEWRYDFKIKSYNVENTGVNCPFDCGLCPRHSSHTNLLNIVLTNRCNLSCWYCFPGYEEALFKFGGEVKLAKFEEIAKMFSFEHTVQIEGFMGEYSIPENLYVLTYNNGKAEWTRVTKFLRRKHSGEIMVIKTRTGREIRTTPEHKFFIYENGKIVKKRADKLNVEDDLILLWNLETDERGEFEINLLEAFKSLPEEEKEKIYVRGISKLDLLPLKEEYGDIIYQWKKSDSMPLSAFYKLGITEGEFRLGRDATSNELPSKLRITPEFAKLIGYFVSDGNYTNKDLRITVGHKDVEEEIISILNFLNLPYSILEWEGKAKQIVVGSRLMRLVFKYVLGIPEGAPNKRLPKNFLNFPVEAKIALLSGLFNGDGYVVRGDKVLHMGYASVSKGLIRDMLYLLASLGIFARVYMVPKEKMNGANHDLYKIYIAGTDLVKLVEMLDLREGHRKKLNNIGDRKPSKVKKVSDFYIDTISEIKVENYEGYVYDLEVENESHSFVASDGILVSNCFFYAKEGQPIYEPTLEQIRMMLRNAKKEQPIGANAVQFTGGEPTLRDDLIEIIRIAKEEGYDHVQLNTDGIRFAFEPELVRKIREAGVNTLYLSYDGMTPKTNWKNHWEIPLIFENVRNAGGPGIVLVPTTIRNVNDHELGDIINFGLNHLDIVRGVNFQPISLVGRVPKKERQRFRITIPGAIKRIEEQTNGAIAKEDWYPIPIAGHIARFFEAFAGRKYYMTSHFGCGAATYVFLDEDRVIPISRFLDVEGLVEFLESKAEEIEKWKTLGKLQKLKLGAEIFLKFRSFYDEKYAPKSFDVLKIMREAFTHGTYEALGQFHYKTLFLGMMHFMDEYNYDVERVERCVIHYAMPDGRIVPFCTFNVIPELYRDKVQAQFSYTWEEWKALHPDWEYQKDKYVRTKEFIEKMKGSELYRKTYIDIKNYFG; this is translated from the coding sequence ATGGAAGAGATAACAGAGGGAGTACCTAGTGGGGAGAGAGAATTTGGGGAGCTTACTAAGGGGGTTCGCGATCTCATCGAATACCCCGAAATAAGCGAGGAGGAATTTCACGAGCTCCTTACAAAAGCCAGTAAGGATTACGGTGGACCTCTCCCCCATAGAACCTGGTCTCTCTGCCCCGAGACTAGAAAAGTTGTCCCTGCTGTGGTTTGGGAAAAGGATGGAAAAGTATGGATAACGAAAAAATGCCCAGAGGGCATGATAACTGATGTTTATTATGAAGACGCCGAGATGTATAAGCGTTTTGAGGAGTGGAGGTATGACTTTAAGATAAAGAGCTACAACGTTGAGAACACCGGTGTAAACTGTCCCTTTGATTGTGGTCTCTGTCCAAGGCACAGCTCTCATACTAACTTGCTCAACATAGTTCTGACAAATAGATGTAATTTGAGCTGCTGGTACTGCTTCCCAGGATATGAAGAGGCACTATTCAAGTTTGGTGGTGAAGTTAAGCTTGCAAAATTCGAAGAGATTGCAAAGATGTTTTCCTTTGAACATACAGTGCAGATAGAGGGATTTATGGGGGAGTATTCAATTCCCGAGAACCTATATGTTTTAACTTACAATAATGGAAAGGCCGAATGGACAAGAGTCACAAAATTCCTCAGAAGAAAACACTCGGGAGAAATAATGGTCATAAAGACGAGAACTGGAAGGGAAATAAGAACGACGCCAGAGCATAAGTTCTTTATATATGAAAACGGAAAGATAGTAAAAAAGAGGGCTGATAAACTTAACGTCGAAGATGATCTGATACTACTATGGAATCTTGAAACTGATGAGAGGGGAGAATTTGAAATAAACCTCTTAGAAGCTTTTAAATCATTACCAGAAGAAGAAAAGGAAAAAATATATGTCAGAGGGATATCAAAGCTGGATCTTTTGCCGCTCAAAGAGGAATACGGAGATATAATTTATCAGTGGAAGAAGAGTGATTCTATGCCTCTTTCGGCATTCTATAAATTGGGCATAACTGAAGGGGAGTTTAGACTCGGCAGGGATGCCACAAGTAATGAGCTTCCTTCTAAACTCAGAATAACCCCCGAATTTGCAAAGTTGATAGGATATTTTGTCTCGGATGGTAATTATACCAACAAGGATTTGAGAATAACTGTTGGGCATAAGGATGTTGAGGAAGAAATAATTTCAATACTCAACTTCCTCAACCTTCCATACAGCATATTGGAATGGGAAGGAAAAGCTAAGCAGATAGTTGTAGGTAGTAGGTTAATGCGGCTTGTCTTCAAGTATGTACTGGGAATCCCTGAAGGAGCACCCAATAAGAGGTTACCCAAGAATTTCCTGAACTTCCCGGTTGAAGCAAAGATAGCTCTACTTAGTGGACTCTTTAATGGAGACGGATATGTAGTAAGAGGAGACAAAGTTCTGCATATGGGATATGCAAGTGTTTCTAAAGGGCTTATTAGGGACATGCTATACTTACTGGCCTCCTTAGGGATATTCGCGAGGGTTTACATGGTTCCAAAAGAGAAAATGAATGGGGCAAACCACGACCTCTACAAGATATATATAGCGGGAACCGACCTTGTAAAACTTGTCGAAATGCTTGATCTGAGAGAAGGGCATCGTAAAAAGTTAAATAACATAGGAGACAGAAAGCCCTCCAAAGTCAAGAAGGTTTCAGACTTTTACATTGACACAATTAGCGAGATAAAGGTTGAAAACTACGAGGGATACGTATATGACCTTGAGGTTGAGAATGAGAGCCATTCATTTGTAGCATCTGATGGAATTCTAGTAAGCAATTGTTTCTTCTACGCCAAGGAGGGTCAGCCAATCTATGAGCCCACTCTCGAGCAGATACGCATGATGCTCCGCAATGCAAAGAAGGAACAACCCATTGGAGCTAATGCCGTCCAGTTCACTGGAGGGGAGCCAACACTGAGGGATGATCTCATAGAGATCATAAGGATTGCAAAGGAAGAAGGCTACGACCACGTTCAGCTTAACACGGACGGCATAAGGTTTGCCTTTGAGCCTGAGCTTGTAAGGAAGATTAGGGAAGCAGGCGTTAATACCCTATACCTAAGCTACGATGGAATGACTCCAAAAACAAATTGGAAGAACCACTGGGAGATTCCGTTAATCTTCGAAAACGTGAGAAATGCCGGCGGGCCGGGAATTGTTCTCGTGCCCACAACCATAAGAAACGTAAACGATCACGAGCTTGGAGATATAATTAACTTTGGCCTCAACCACCTCGATATAGTCAGAGGAGTCAACTTCCAACCGATTTCCCTTGTGGGAAGAGTTCCAAAGAAAGAAAGACAGCGCTTCAGGATTACCATTCCCGGAGCAATAAAGAGAATAGAGGAACAGACAAACGGTGCCATAGCAAAGGAGGACTGGTACCCAATACCAATTGCCGGGCATATTGCAAGGTTTTTTGAAGCATTTGCCGGTAGAAAATACTATATGACATCCCACTTTGGCTGTGGAGCTGCAACATATGTCTTCCTCGATGAGGACAGAGTGATCCCAATTTCGAGATTCCTCGACGTTGAGGGATTAGTGGAGTTCCTTGAGAGCAAGGCTGAGGAGATTGAAAAATGGAAAACTCTAGGAAAGCTTCAGAAGCTCAAGCTTGGGGCGGAGATATTCCTCAAGTTCAGGAGCTTCTATGACGAAAAATACGCTCCAAAGAGCTTTGATGTATTAAAGATCATGAGAGAAGCGTTCACCCACGGAACTTACGAGGCACTTGGGCAGTTCCACTACAAGACACTCTTCCTCGGAATGATGCACTTCATGGATGAGTACAACTACGATGTTGAAAGAGTAGAGCGCTGTGTAATTCACTATGCAATGCCCGACGGAAGGATTGTGCCCTTCTGTACCTTTAACGTAATACCAGAGCTCTACAGAGACAAAGTTCAAGCCCAATTCAGCTACACTTGGGAAGAATGGAAAGCCCTCCACCCAGACTGGGAGTACCAGAAGGACAAATACGTGAGAACCAAGGAGTTCATTGAAAAAATGAAGGGGAGTGAGCTCTATAGAAAGACTTACATCGACATAAAGAACTACTTCGGGTGA
- a CDS encoding DUF3213 domain-containing protein has translation MIRVDLKFGKITPDEAREMQYKLSLDLAVYRVFINGYSKNGYVIFDETKLPKEKLLEMLKPFEPEVISEKELTPQELIESSLSWKNTIAA, from the coding sequence ATGATAAGGGTAGATCTTAAATTCGGCAAAATAACCCCAGACGAAGCCAGAGAGATGCAGTACAAACTCTCACTAGATCTAGCGGTCTACAGGGTCTTTATCAATGGATATTCCAAGAACGGGTATGTGATATTTGACGAAACAAAACTTCCAAAAGAAAAGCTTTTGGAGATGCTCAAGCCATTTGAACCAGAAGTCATCAGCGAAAAGGAGCTAACCCCACAAGAGCTCATCGAAAGCAGTTTGAGCTGGAAGAATACAATTGCTGCATAA